A single region of the Halobacterium wangiae genome encodes:
- a CDS encoding DNA-methyltransferase, with protein sequence METTHCVHVGDARDLPLADDSVDLVVTSPPYPMIEMWDDTFAALDPAVGDALDAGDGARAHDLMLDVLDDAWAEVARVLRPGGIAVVNVGDATRTVGRFRVYDNHARVTEAFEELGFDPLPGVLWRKPANSAAKFMGSGMVPPNAYVTLEREHVLVFRNGPRRSFEPGADRRYEAAYFWEERNRWFSDVWTDLGGERQALADPDLRERSAAFPLELPYRLVNMYSVYGDTVLDPFWGTGTTSLAAAVAGRSSVGVERDPGFADAFAERIREAPALSRGFVAQRLADHREFVRETDGELGYEAERYDTSVRTNQERRIRFYEVASVTETPEGWRATHEPYQE encoded by the coding sequence ATGGAGACGACCCACTGCGTCCACGTCGGCGACGCCCGCGACCTCCCGCTCGCCGACGACAGCGTGGACCTCGTGGTCACGTCGCCCCCGTACCCGATGATCGAGATGTGGGACGACACGTTCGCCGCCCTCGACCCGGCGGTCGGCGACGCGCTCGACGCCGGGGACGGCGCTCGCGCCCACGACCTGATGCTCGACGTCCTCGACGACGCGTGGGCGGAGGTCGCCCGCGTCCTCCGCCCGGGCGGCATCGCGGTGGTGAACGTCGGCGACGCGACCCGCACCGTCGGTCGATTCCGCGTCTACGACAACCACGCCCGCGTCACGGAAGCTTTCGAGGAACTCGGCTTCGACCCGCTGCCGGGCGTCCTGTGGCGCAAGCCCGCGAACAGCGCCGCGAAGTTCATGGGCAGCGGGATGGTGCCACCGAACGCCTACGTCACCCTCGAACGCGAGCACGTCCTCGTGTTCCGGAACGGCCCCCGCAGGAGTTTCGAGCCGGGCGCGGACCGCCGCTACGAGGCGGCCTACTTCTGGGAGGAGCGCAACCGCTGGTTCTCCGACGTCTGGACGGACCTCGGCGGCGAGCGGCAGGCGCTGGCCGACCCCGACCTCCGGGAGCGCTCGGCGGCGTTCCCGCTAGAACTCCCCTACCGACTCGTGAACATGTACTCCGTCTACGGCGACACCGTCCTCGACCCGTTCTGGGGGACCGGGACGACGAGTCTCGCGGCGGCCGTGGCCGGGCGGAGTTCCGTCGGCGTCGAGCGCGACCCCGGGTTCGCCGACGCGTTCGCCGAGCGCATCCGGGAGGCGCCCGCACTCTCCCGGGGGTTCGTCGCCCAGCGACTCGCGGACCACCGCGAATTCGTCCGCGAGACCGACGGCGAACTCGGCTACGAGGCCGAGCGGTACGACACCAGCGTCCGGACGAACCAGGAGCGCCGCATCCGCTTCTACGAGGTCGCGTCCGTGACGGAGACCCCCGAGGGGTGGCGGGCGACCCACGAACCGTACCAGGAGTGA
- a CDS encoding ATP-grasp domain-containing protein, translating into MTGLDSLRVGVVTGERKPELTAGARELVAALRERGATAVPVVWTDDENWADLDVAVLRSCWDYHEQVDAFRAWLETLECADVTLLNPPSVVRWNVHKFYLRELADAGVPVLDTAYVATASDTSLRGVLDARGWTDAVVKPAVGTSSANTWRTSRATAPADQPRFETMVDAGDVLVQRFALEIEAGEPSFVFLGGEFSHAWLGLPAEDDFRAHPSFGGTTTAFDPDEHLVEQAAAVLQTAHEVLDVDAAALPYARVDGVVRDDELRLLELELVEPHLGLGYGEDAVPRFADAIEAASGVT; encoded by the coding sequence ATGACGGGACTCGATTCGCTGCGGGTCGGGGTCGTCACGGGCGAGCGGAAACCCGAACTGACGGCGGGCGCCCGGGAACTCGTCGCGGCGCTCCGCGAGCGCGGTGCGACCGCCGTCCCGGTGGTGTGGACGGACGACGAGAACTGGGCGGACCTTGACGTCGCGGTCCTGCGGTCGTGCTGGGACTACCACGAGCAGGTGGACGCGTTCCGCGCGTGGCTCGAGACGCTGGAGTGCGCGGACGTGACGCTGCTGAACCCGCCGTCCGTCGTCCGCTGGAACGTCCACAAGTTCTACCTCCGCGAACTCGCCGATGCGGGCGTCCCCGTCCTCGACACGGCGTACGTCGCGACTGCCAGCGACACGTCCCTCCGGGGGGTCCTCGACGCCCGCGGGTGGACGGACGCCGTCGTGAAGCCGGCCGTCGGGACTAGTTCGGCGAACACGTGGCGGACGTCGCGAGCGACCGCGCCGGCCGACCAGCCGCGGTTCGAGACGATGGTCGACGCGGGCGACGTGCTCGTTCAGCGGTTCGCGCTCGAGATCGAGGCCGGCGAGCCGTCGTTCGTCTTCCTCGGCGGCGAGTTCAGCCACGCGTGGCTCGGCCTGCCCGCCGAGGACGACTTCCGGGCGCACCCGAGCTTCGGCGGGACGACGACGGCCTTCGACCCCGACGAGCACCTCGTCGAACAGGCCGCCGCCGTGCTCCAGACCGCCCACGAGGTGCTGGACGTCGACGCCGCCGCGCTCCCCTACGCTCGCGTCGACGGCGTCGTCCGGGACGACGAGCTCCGCCTGCTGGAACTCGAACTCGTGGAGCCACACCTCGGCCTCGGCTACGGGGAGGACGCAGTACCGCGGTTCGCGGACGCCATCGAGGCGGCGTCGGGCGTCACCTGA
- a CDS encoding lamin tail domain-containing protein, with protein sequence MRRRLVALALALLLVAAAGCVGTDPAGSPSSATTPASGTNGTLEVHFVNVGQASATLVVGPSNETMLVDTGDWRDDGDEVLDYLRAQNVDRIDYLITTHADADHIGGNAAVIDYYETEADGVGAVYDPGLASASATYENYLDAVERHDVALYETRAGDAIPLDAATVEVLSPPRPYLADDEQNENSVVLDVTFGNTSFLLTGDAGEVAERRLVETDSDELNATVLQASHHGSDSSSSAPFLDAVDPSAVVVSSAYDSQYGHPDEAVLERLAERNHSTYWTATHGDVVTVSDGENVTVYTQQAAPTDAARLRDGDPVEPGDTTAVTERARLDGSGVHATTASTPVTDGGTTTGTTAELSTDLGLVVETVHADAQGDDRDNLNDEYVVFENAGDDSLDLSGWTVGDEADHSYTVPEGVTLDPGTTVTLYTGSGTDSATELYWGADAPVWNNDGDTVFVRTDDGELVVEEAY encoded by the coding sequence ATGCGACGCCGCCTGGTCGCCCTCGCACTCGCCCTCCTCCTCGTCGCTGCCGCCGGGTGCGTCGGCACCGACCCGGCTGGCTCGCCGTCCTCGGCCACGACGCCTGCCAGCGGGACGAACGGGACCCTCGAAGTGCACTTCGTCAACGTCGGGCAGGCGAGCGCGACGCTGGTCGTCGGTCCGTCGAACGAGACGATGCTCGTCGACACGGGCGACTGGCGCGACGACGGCGACGAAGTACTCGACTACCTCCGGGCGCAGAATGTGGACCGGATCGACTACCTCATAACCACGCACGCGGACGCCGACCACATCGGTGGGAACGCCGCCGTCATCGACTACTACGAGACGGAGGCCGACGGCGTCGGCGCCGTCTACGACCCCGGCCTCGCGTCGGCGTCCGCCACCTACGAGAACTACCTCGACGCCGTCGAGCGCCACGACGTCGCGCTGTACGAGACGCGCGCCGGCGACGCCATCCCGCTGGACGCCGCGACAGTCGAGGTGCTCTCGCCGCCACGGCCGTACCTCGCGGACGACGAGCAGAACGAGAACAGCGTCGTCCTCGACGTGACCTTCGGGAACACGAGCTTCCTGCTGACGGGCGACGCGGGCGAAGTGGCCGAACGACGACTCGTCGAGACGGACAGCGACGAGTTGAACGCGACGGTGCTCCAGGCCAGTCACCACGGCAGCGACTCGTCGTCGAGTGCTCCCTTCCTGGACGCCGTCGACCCTTCGGCGGTCGTGGTATCGAGCGCGTACGACTCGCAGTACGGCCACCCAGACGAGGCCGTCCTGGAGCGACTCGCCGAACGGAACCACTCGACGTACTGGACGGCCACCCACGGCGACGTCGTGACGGTGAGCGACGGGGAGAACGTCACCGTCTACACCCAGCAGGCGGCGCCGACGGACGCGGCGAGACTCCGTGACGGCGACCCCGTCGAACCGGGAGACACGACGGCGGTGACGGAGCGAGCGAGACTCGACGGGAGCGGCGTCCACGCGACGACGGCATCCACGCCCGTCACCGACGGCGGAACGACCACCGGGACAACCGCCGAACTGTCGACAGATCTCGGCCTCGTCGTGGAGACGGTCCACGCCGACGCCCAGGGAGACGACCGGGACAACCTGAACGACGAGTACGTGGTCTTCGAGAACGCCGGTGACGACTCTCTGGACCTGTCGGGGTGGACGGTCGGCGACGAGGCGGACCACAGCTACACGGTCCCGGAGGGCGTCACACTCGATCCGGGAACGACAGTGACGCTGTACACCGGGAGCGGCACCGACTCGGCGACCGAACTGTACTGGGGGGCCGACGCCCCCGTCTGGAACAACGACGGCGACACCGTGTTCGTCAGAACCGACGACGGTGAACTCGTCGTCGAGGAGGCCTACTGA
- a CDS encoding DUF3006 domain-containing protein, which translates to MTDTYTAVLDRFEATEDGEELAVLLVEAEGDVVDEVVVDRERLPAEGRHENAVFAVTVDDDELAEIVYRPDETEARTEAAQSRFDRLSRRPPSDEDDADSP; encoded by the coding sequence ATGACCGACACCTACACCGCAGTCCTCGACCGGTTCGAGGCGACCGAAGACGGCGAGGAGCTCGCCGTCCTGCTCGTGGAGGCCGAGGGCGACGTCGTCGACGAGGTCGTGGTGGACCGCGAACGGCTACCCGCCGAGGGGCGCCACGAGAACGCCGTGTTCGCGGTCACCGTGGACGACGACGAACTGGCGGAGATAGTCTACCGCCCGGACGAGACCGAGGCACGGACGGAGGCGGCCCAGTCGCGCTTCGACCGCCTCTCGCGGCGGCCGCCGTCGGACGAGGACGACGCGGACTCCCCGTAG
- a CDS encoding SprT-like domain-containing protein, giving the protein MPQPRDDDHDHDRDSTATHEATAHAPGLDTEFYEIEGDVSTAEFLAVARVYAREVSRNYGLSVDVDDLEWEVSKRAKRRAGAVKYRNGEPETVSLTWELFQERGWGAAAETIRHELVHVHLLNEDGDPSHGSAFERWADRLQTPVTCELFAEPNWWVECQSCGSEMARYRESKLVKNPDAYRCGGCGGDLRSRENAGDD; this is encoded by the coding sequence ATGCCGCAGCCGCGAGACGACGACCACGACCACGACCGTGATTCCACGGCGACGCACGAGGCGACTGCCCACGCGCCCGGGCTCGACACGGAGTTCTACGAGATCGAGGGCGACGTCTCGACGGCGGAGTTCCTGGCCGTGGCGAGGGTGTACGCCCGCGAGGTGAGCCGGAACTACGGTCTCTCGGTGGACGTCGACGACCTGGAGTGGGAGGTGAGCAAGCGCGCGAAACGACGGGCGGGCGCGGTCAAGTACCGGAACGGGGAGCCCGAGACGGTGTCGCTCACGTGGGAACTGTTCCAGGAACGGGGGTGGGGTGCCGCCGCGGAGACCATCCGCCACGAACTCGTCCACGTCCACCTGCTGAACGAGGACGGCGACCCCAGCCACGGCAGTGCGTTCGAGCGGTGGGCGGACCGGTTGCAGACGCCGGTCACCTGCGAACTGTTCGCGGAGCCGAACTGGTGGGTGGAGTGCCAGTCCTGTGGCAGCGAGATGGCCCGGTACCGGGAGTCGAAGCTCGTTAAGAACCCGGACGCGTACCGCTGTGGCGGCTGCGGCGGCGACCTCCGTTCGCGGGAGAACGCGGGCGACGACTGA